One segment of Gadus chalcogrammus isolate NIFS_2021 chromosome 8, NIFS_Gcha_1.0, whole genome shotgun sequence DNA contains the following:
- the LOC130387331 gene encoding zinc finger protein with KRAB and SCAN domains 5, with protein sequence MVVQENMANVVVFQSRLSSVMDMLAKNAIVEISKLWDDAFAFVQIEIRQREDEIESLKSKVLTMEKERLEVISKTPASAPPSAACFSPPQQPDHPGKPDDNGPISVLIQTKQSLPITRDTADILEITPPPTQREERQSELHGSWSSNEADDELSVFELKEEFVDSRVAELKEEAVEDAIQMGDLEQDMEHNSDYGSNQTATEADFQAADGAMEDKDRQRWSSVSIADSNDTDDSDCIFRPQQFSESLDKEMKFIQNALDSLDNNQSETGYIDRMNDTEPGQPMDVQVMGLVPTDKNCPSNQYDLMQIRALKNCRVREKWFICPFCGKSFDRSSHLEMHQRIHTGEKPYTCTVCGRCFSQRSNLRTHQRTHKEYFHHSLSAELNPQL encoded by the exons ATGGTCGTCCAGGAAAACATGGCAAACGTTGTCGTATTTCAAAGCAGACTGTCCTCAGTCATGGACATGCTAGCCAAGAATGCAATCGTAGAAATAAGTAAACTGTGGGACGATGCCTTTGCTTTTGTGCAAATTGAGATACGCCAACGAGAAGATGAAATCGAATCTCTGAAAAGCAAAGTGCTGACGATGGAAAAGGAAAGGCTGGAAGTAATTTCAAAGACGCCCGCATCAGCTCCCCCTTCGGCTGCATGTTTTTCCCCACCACAACAACCGGATCATCCTGGGAAACCCGATGATAACG GGCCCATTTCTGTTCTGATTCAAACTAAACAATCACTGCCAATTACCAGAGACACTGCGGACATATTAGagatcaccccccctcccacgcagagagaggaaagacagTCGGAGCTTCACGGCTCTTGGAGCTCCAATGAAGCCGACGATGAGTTGAGTGTTTTTGAACTAAAGGAAGAGTTCGTAGATTCGCGTGTGGCTGAACTAAAGGAAGAGGCTGTGGAGGACGCTATCCAAATGGGGGATCTGGAACAGGACATGGAACACAATTCGGACTACGGTTCCAATCAGACGGCGACCGAGGCGGACTTTCAAGCGGCCGATGGCGCTATGGAAGACAAGGACAGACAGCGCTGGTCGTCCGTTTCCATCGCAGACAGCAATGACACAGACGACTCCGATTGCATCTTCAGACCGCAGCAGTTTTCGGAAAGTCTGGACAAGGAAATGAAGTTCATTCAAAATGCCCTGGACAGTCTTGACAATAACCAATCAGAGACGGGATACATAGATCGGATGAATGACACGGAGCCGGGACAGCCTATGGACGTCCAGGTCATGGGACTGGTGCCCACGGATAAAAATTGTCCGAGCAATCAGTACGACCTGATGCAAATCAGGGCTTTGAAGAACTGTCGCGTGAGGGAGAAGTGGTTCATATGCCCGTTCTGTGGCAAGAGCTTCGACCGCAGCAGCCACCTCGAGATGCACCAGCGTATCCACACGGGGGAGAAACCGTACACGTGTACCGTGTGCGGGCGGTGCTTCTCCCAGCGGAGTAACCTCCGCACTCACCAACGGACTCACAAAGAATACTTCCATCATTCGCTCAGCGCAGAATTGAATCCTCAGCTCTGA